DNA from Roseimicrobium sp. ORNL1:
GTAGGCATGCAACTGGCGGGAGAGATCTGCAGCGGTTTCCTTCAGCGACGGGGCAGTATCGGCAAGCACACGGGGCAGCAGTTCCAGCGTTTCGAGCTTGGCGGCCAGGTCATTGAGTAGGGCGGTAAATTTCGGATCGAGTTTCGTGGTCATTTAAAAGTGGGGATGGGGCGAAAAGGGAATATGAATGGAGACAGATTCCCCGCTGTAAAGTGCGTTCCGATGCGGCATTTAAGAGATTGTCATTGCACGCTCCGTCAACCCGCTGTCCCACGCCTCACCAGCATGAGGCACATCTCAACGGCCTGTCATCCCGCCTCCACGCCAGCATTCGCATCCTGCTCTTCAGCCAACCGCATTCCCGATGCCCAACGGGTTGACGAGTGCTCGGGCCCCAATGTGAACAGAAAAATGTCTTCCGCCTTTTTGTAGGCATTCACGGCATCGCTGCTGCGCTTCGCGTGGCCGTGCATGTAGCCCATCTCCAGCCAGGTTTCTGCCACCTCGACGTCGTTGGGTCCCTTGATCGCCATGAAGATATCCCGCGCTTGTTCAAAAAGAGCGGTAGCATTCTCCAGCTTCCCCGATATTCGACGGGCCTTTGCCAGTTCTCGCAAGCGACGAGCGCCGACCGGACTGGCCACTCCATGACATTGTTTTTCAATCTCCAGCGCCTCCTCAAAGAACTCCTCGGCCTCAGGGCTTCTCTTTGTGATGAGGCATAGCTTCCCCAGTTCCTCAAGCAGCCGACCCACCGCCTCATGCCGCGCTCCGTGAGCTTTCATGAGTATCGGCCACGCACGGCGAAGATATACTTCCGTTTCCTCGATGGCTCCAGCTTTGGAAGCGATGAACCCCAAGTTGAACAATACAGTCCCCGTCTCGACATGGTCCGAACCATTTTCCTGTTCACACGAGCTCAAAGAAAGGCTGGCCAGCGTCCACGCTATGGGACGATTCCCGGGAGAATCCAGCAGCAACGCCATTTTGTTCGCAACATAAGAGGTCGGCCATCCCACCTTTCGCTGTACAGCCGCCTCCACGAGCGCACGCGTATGGGTAGCCCACCTGCGCGTTTCCTCAGACGACCAAGCGCTGGCTGCATTCGACTGTAGGAGCTTTCCGACCCGGTCCAAGCCATTCTTCAAACACCAGAATTCTTTGTGGGGGATTCGCCGATACTTCACGATTGAAGCCATCCACTCGAAGAAACGCGAGAGGAAACTCTTGTAATGAATCCCCGTGAATTGCTGTACCCTCGCAGCCACACCCGGCCTCAAGACGATGGTATCGTCCCCGGGATGACAGTCTGCATAGTCACCTTTGGCGAGTTCATCCATCACGCGTACTATCACCTCATCTGGAAGGTCAATGCGCAAGAGTTGCAGCGATATGGGTTCTTCGGAAAACCAGCATAATATTCGCAGCTCCGTCTGCGCAGCGGGACTGAGGGCATAGAATTGAGCATCCATGAAAGAGGTCAAGGATGTACTCTGCCGCGACAGACTTCGCACTGCAAAGGTGGTTTAATTCTTAGCCATACAGCACACTGGAATATCGAGGCGCCATGGACTTGGAGCGCCGAGGTGAGCCCCAGCACTCCAAGTAATCCCCCACATTTACAACGTAGAAGTGTCTCAGCCCCCACCCCGCCGCTTCTCACTCGCCTTCACCATCTCACTCAGATCCGCGGCGGGGCGGATTTCGAAGGGGCCGGCTTTCACACCAGGGTGTTTTGACATGATCTGGATAGCGTGATTCAGATCCCGCGCCTCGAGGATGAGAATGCCACCGATTTGTTCCTTCGTTTCAGCATAGGGACCATCAGTGATGGCGACCTGGCCATCCTGCCAGCGAAGGGTCGCGGCGGTTTGGGGAGGCTGTAGGGCTTCGCCTCCGGCAAAGTGCCCCTTTGCTCGCAGTTCATCGTCGTAGGTGAAGCATTCATCGACCATCGCATTGCGTTCGCTCTCCGTCAGGCTCTCGAACTTGTTCGGCTCAATGTATCCAAGGCAAATGTATTTCATAAAGGGTCGTCCTCTTTGTTGTGTTCGGTGTTGCGATTCCCGGCCCGGCTTACTTCTTCTTTTCGGCGGCCGCCTTCTGCACTTCCTCGGGCAGGTCTTCCATCTCCCAGATCTCGCGAAGCTCGATCACATCGCCATTCAGAGCGGGACAGCGCCGGGCCCAGTCCACGGCTTCCTGCTTGGACTTCACCTGGATGATCCAGAAGCCGCCGACGACCTCCTTGGTCTCGATGAATGGTCCATCTGTAACTGTCGCGTTGCCGCCGGGGAAAGTCACACGCGCGCCTCGCGACAGCGGGTGCAGACCGTCGACCGTGAGGAGCACGCCGGCCGCTTCCATCTCATCGTTGAATTTCCCCATGGGAGCCATCTCCTCGGCGGTCGGTTCAAAGCCATCCTCCTGCCGCTCGGATGCAGGCGTGTCGGGTTGGTACCCGCGGGGAATCATCATCATCAGGAATCTCATATGTGTTCGTTCGTGGATTGGGTTCGGGGGTTCGTTTCGACAGCGTTCAGTTCTGATTGGCCGTCTCACAGGGTAGTCGATTGGGATTCGCGGAATTCGACAGTGCCCCTCACTTTTTTTGATGAAGGCGATTTTATCCCAGCTCCTGCAGCCGCTTCACCAGGAAACGCCGCTCCGGCTCCGACTGCGTAAGAGCCAGGGCTCGCTCATAGGAGGCGCGTGCCTCGGCACTGCGACCCAGACGACGACATAGGTCCGCGCGTGCGGAGTGGGCAAGGTAGTACCCGGTAAGTTCGCCGCGCGCGAGGATGGCATCAATCATCGCCAGGCCCGCCTCCGGTCCATCGCGCATGGCCACAGCCACGGCACGGTTCAATTCCACCACGGGGGATGGGGCCGCGCGGGCCAGCACGCTGTAGAGCGCCACAATTTGCGGCCAGTCGGTCGCCGAGGCTTCGGTGGCTTCGGAATGCACCGCAGCAATCGCCGCCTGCAGCGTGTACGGGCCGAACCTCCGCGAGAGCAGAGCTCGCTCCACCAGCGTCACACCTTCCGCGATGTACTCACGATTCCACTGCGAGCGGTCCTGATCCTCCAGGAGAATCAACTCTCCCGTGAGTGAGGTCCGGGCCGCGCGACGCGACTCCTGCAGGAGCATCAGCGCAAGCAGCCCCATCACCTCCGGCTCCGGCAGCAAGGCGAGCAGCAAGCGTCCCAGCCGGACGGCTTCCCCCGAAAGGTCCGCCCGCGTCAGCACCGCTCCTGACGATGCGGCATACCCCTCGTTGAACACCAGATAGACCACCTGCAGCACCGTATCCAGCCGGTCCGGAAGTTCCTCCAGGGACGGCACCTGATACGGGATGCGCGCCTCGCGAATCTTCGTCTTCGCCCGCACGATCCGTTGCGCCAGCGTGGGCGGCGGGATGAGGAAGGCGCGGGCAATCTCCTCCGTCGTGAGCCCGCACACCTCGCGCAGCGTCAGCCCCACCCGCCCCTCCGGCGCCAGCGCAGGATGGCAGCAGGTAAAGATCAATCGCAACCGATCGTCCTCCACCTCAGCGCCTTCACCTGCCCCAGCCAGGCCCGCCGCATCACCCGAGGACGAGCCCGCTTCGAATTCTGCCGCAATCTTCTCCTGCGACGCATCGAACCGCGCCCTGCGCCGCAGCGCATCAATCGCCTTGAACCTTCCCGTGGAAATCAACCACGCTCGCGGATTCGCCGGCACCCCACCCTTAACCCACTGCTCCGCAGCCGCTGCAAACGCATCCTGCATCGCATCCTCCGCCAGGTCGAAATCGCCGAGGAGCCGGATGAGGGTGGCAAGGATGCGGCCGGATTCGGCGCGGTAGAGGGCATCCAGAGTTTCGCGCACGTGTTCCATGGCGACACATCAAAGCCGCTTGCTATCGCCTCACAAGTTTCAATCCAATATCTGTACGTTCCGTCTCTTTGCGATCTGAAATGGTCGGTGCCTGCCACCACGCCAGACCCGTTTGGGCAATGTCCCAAAAGAAATGGGCCGAGCTCGGCGAGACTGGCACCCACTCATCCGGGTCAGAACCGTAGTACACCTGCGCATCTTCATCCCCCTCGCTGAAGACCGCATTCCAGGCATCACCGGTATGGGACCGGTATAGAATGGTCATGGCCACTTGGGGATTGCCTTCCACGGGAGGAGACTCTTCCACATCGCACTCCTCATCCGTGGGAAAGACGACGTCTGGATTGTTGGGATGCACGTCATGCACGGCTTTTGCAAAGCCCGTGCTGGAAAGAAGCTTCCGCAACACCGGTGGCACCCGCACGCCGGATGCGACTTCGAAGGCGTCGAGCTTGGCGACTGCACTCGGGTCCGGTTCATTGCCATCGACACCCAGGGCCTCCAGCGCATCCTGCAGCGTCACCGCCCTCGAGATCTCCTTCGGCTCCCGCCCGCCCATGCGCACCTCGTTCACGTAGGCGCTGCGATACTTGGTACGCGGCGCCCCGGCCTGGCCAATCTGCTTGGCACAGCTTGCCGTGCTCCGCACCAACTCATAGGACTGCTCTTCAGTCAGCAAGGCATCTACGTCATGGATGTCGAACAAATCCCCGCAAAGGGCGAGCCAGACTTCCCTGTTCTTTTCTTCCGTGACCTTGTAACCGCTCCACACCATCGCCCGACCGAAGTCGTTGATAGACATGCCTCCCCTGTCTTCCGTCAGCATGGCAAACACCTCCGGCCACAACGCCTTGTCATTCACGGACACCTCGGACGGTGCCACTCCGTAGGTGTAAGGGAGCAGTGTCTTGTGCTCATCAAGCTGCACCGTGAACGTGCCATCCTCATTCTCTCGAACGACCACGCCGGGTTGCCAGCAGCCATCCATCCACACCAAACAGGCCGCTCCATTCGCCGCCATCTCTCGCAAGACTTTCAATTGCTCCATGGGTGAAACTGGATCGGCTCTTGGAACAAATCAATGAGCATTGCCGGGTTTGGAAAAACTCACCAAGTTCCAGACCGTCTCCGCCCACAGAAATTTGGATTCCGGCGCAGCATGATCCACCACATTTCTTAACCTGCCCGAGCCTTACTGAGACATCCGGACTGAGGCCTTGTCGGGAAAGTCATACTTGGTCCAGTCGTCCTTGGGATAGATCTTGCCGACCAGGTCTCCTTTTTTGCCGGCCACCACAATCACGTGCTTCCATTTGATGTTTGCAGGTGCTCCAAACTTCACCCCATACTTCTTTCCAGCTTCCAGCTTTGCCGGCATGCTCACCATGCCTCCGTTCGGGCCTGCGGATACCCGATCCTTTTCCGGGATCTTCTGAAACGAGCCAGGAGTACCGTTGCCCAGCAATTCCCCGCTCTCGGAGAAATAATACGCCAGGAACATAAACTCACTGGACGCCATATCTACAGGCACTGAAAGGCGCGTGGCCGCAAAATCGACTGTCCTGCTTCTTCCCTCGTCAGGGATTCGCGATCTTTCGATGCCAATCGATCCGATTTGAAAGTCGCTTTGGGCGGAGGCCGTCCCAACAAGCGTGGCGAATAGAACCAAAAGAAACAACCGTCTCATATCCCAAAAATAATCAATCCTGACCATCCCTGTCAACAATTGCATCGATGAACCCAATTCAAGCCCAAACTGGACTCGACAGAATGCATCACCGTCTTTCCTTTTGAATAGAAAGACGGAGACGAATCGCATCGCACGGCATCAGGAGTGCTCTTCGGGGTGTCTGCGCCCCCACGCTATTTCACCGCACTCGGTTCCGCATTCCAGATCTTGAGATCGTCAAAGAAGCCTCCCTGGCCCATGCAGCCGAATTCCACCTTCGACTTGGTGGGATGCGCGATGCCGGGGGACTGCAAGAAGGCCACGGGCTTGCCGTCGATGGTGGCGCGCATGGTGTCGCCCACGGTTTCCAGCATGAAGGTATGCCAGCTCTCCGTGTCGAGGCTCAGTGGGAAGGTGACGTTCTTCCGGCCGGCGGGCGTCGGGGGTTCGCCGGTGGCGCCTTCGGGCCGGGCCACGGCGAGCCCCTTCTGGTCCACGAGGATGATCTTGTCCGCCGCGATGCGGGCCATGCAGAGGTGCCCGTAGTGCGAGCCGTTGAACTTCCGATCGTCATATTCCGCCGTGACCGACTGTGCGGTGCCGAGACGGAAGCGGAACTCGATCACGCTGTCTTTCGTGGGAATGTCGTTGCCGAGGACGGCCTGGTGTCCCTTCACCGCCGGCTTGCCATTCGCGGCGGGGGCATCGAAGCGCATCTGCATGCCCTTCAGCGTGCCATTCTCGAGGGAGAACGTCGGCACCACAATGGCCCAGGCCTTTTCCCCGGCCTTGTTCAGTTCCGTCCGCTCGAAGTCATCGGAGAAGAGCAGTTCTTTCTTCTTGGCCGTGGGCTCGGCAGGAATCGAGGGAAGCTTCGGCGGGTCAGCGGCGATGGCACAAGCAGTGACGAAAGCGAAGGAGAGGGAAAAGGGCGCGAAGCGGCGGAGGTTCATGGAAGATGAAGAACGTCTGCCCCTGTCCCTGTCATTCAGGAAAGAAGGAGTGCCTTCACGGAGCAAGCGGCAGCGCATAGCACGCGGCTTCGGTTCCATTACGCACGAGCAGCTTGTCGCCGACGATCACGGGATGATTCCAGGTCTTGCCTTTGAGGGCCTGGAAAGAGGTGAGCTCCTTGTGAGCCGTGGGATCGGCTTGCAGCAACACCACGCGACCGTCTTCCGCAGCAATCAGGATCTGGTCCGTGGTCTCCAGGAGCAGGGCCTGACCCTTGCCGTAGCGTCCGTCTTTCCACGTGCGCTTTCCAGTCTCGAGATCAATGCAACTGAACATGGATCCATCGACACCGTAGAGATGGCCCTTGTGCGCGATGAGTTCGGCGAAGTCGGTCTTCAGGTGCCTGGAGGTCCAGAGTTCTTCAGCCGTGAGTTGATCGTCCTTCTTGCTCACACGAATGGCACGGGTTCCTTCCGACATCGGCGTGGGCAGCAAGATGACGTCCTCGCCCACGACCGTCGGTTGCAAGGCGCGGTAGCCGTTGAACTTCCACTCGTAGTTCAGCCGCACCTTGCCGGTGGTCGGGTCGAGCAGGAGGAGTCCATCGTTCGTGAGCATGAGTAGGGTGTCTTCACCGAGCACCTTGCTGAGTTGCGGTGAGCTGTACGACTCGGGACCACAAGCCACGGACCAACGCGCTTCTCCCGTCGCGGCGTCGAATGCCATCACGCCTTTGTCCCCTGCCCCGCCCGCATAGACGATGACCAGTGAGTTCACCACCAGGGGCGATGCCGAGTAGCCCCACATCGGGAGCGGCTCGCGTCCGGAGAGTTTCTTGAAGTCCTGCTGCCAGACCACTTCGCCCGTGCCCGCCTTCAATCGCTGCAACACTCCCGTGGCGCTTGCGGTGAATACCGCGCCATCGGCGAGCGTCGGTGTGGCGCGCGGGCCGGGGCCACCCATCGGTTCGTCGAACCGGGCTTCGCGTTGGTGAGTCCAGACCTCGTTGCCCGTCGCGAGGTCGTAGCAGGCCACGACCTCGTGCGGGCCGCGTTGTTCATCGGCGAAAGCATACGGCCCCGCCACGGCAAAGGAGGACCAGCCTGCGCCCACGGCTTTTTTCCAGAGCAGCTTGGGTGGATTGGCCTTCCAGTCCGTCGCCAGCTTCGGCGCCTTCGCATGCCCCATGCGGTCCGCACCGCGGAAGCCCGGCCACTCGGCGGTGGCGAGGGCGGCATCGATGGCCGCGGCGGCGCCGGGCGTCTTGGGCGCGCCGGCGTTGTTTTCCGCCCACGCGCCTGCGCCCGGAGCCGAAGACCAGCGCGAATGGAAATCAAACACGTAGTCGCCCGTGATGCCATGGCTCTGCAACAGCAGCGTGAGGGACATCGCGAGTGCGGAACAGGCAAGCACGCCGGAGACGCGTTGCTTCGGCGGCCTGGCGCGGTAGAGAAGGGCTCCCAATCCGAGTCCGACCATGCCGAGCGGCACCGTCAGATACGTGCTGATCATGCCTCGCATGGACGCATGACTCAGCAGGACGATGACCGCTCCAGCCACGAGGAATCCGAACAGGCCGATGAGCCTCTCGAACCATCTGGCCCGACTCGCCGCCAGCCACCAGATCAGCATCAAGACGCTGCCCAGCAACGGGAAGAAGACCGGCACATACCAATACTGGCTGCTCGCGCCTTCGATGAACGGAGGCACGTACCGGCACAGCACGATGACGACCACAAGTATCAGCGCCGGCCAGACGCGCAACGGTTTGTAGTGCGCCTGAGATGGTGAAGGGACCGAATCTGGATTGGGCGAGGCATCTGAAGTCATCACCGGGAGGGGTTAGGGTTGCGGTGGGATCGGCAGTGGCGCGCCAGGTGAATCTGACGGATCTGGTTCGGAAATGCGCGAGTCGCTATCTGAGCAAGGGCTTGCGCGCGGTCAAGATGGGTCACTCACTCGTTGCAGGATGAGTCGAAGTGAGGTTCGAATCGCTCCTCCCGCACATGACGTCGGCAGGGCGCTGCGTCGGCGCCCAAATTTTTGTGGGCGGAGGCGGTGTGGAACCGGGTGAATTGAAGCCGTGGGCCCTTATCACCCCTTCGCTCCGCACCACCTAAACCCGACTTAATTTGGGTGCCGACGCAGCAGCACCCTACCGACATCATCCTGCTCGGCACGGAGGCCCAAATGGGCCTGGCCGCCCATGCAACCCGGGAGCAGGTCGCCGGACGTCATGTCATGTTCACACGCACGAGATGGTGGTTTCGTTGCGTGCGTAACTTCATTCGCGAGGCCCTGGCTATGGAACCCCTCCCCCACCGGATTGGAGATTCCCACGCAGAGATCAGCGAGTGTCATCATGTCAAGATTTGACGTCAAACCCTATTTGAGCCCATCCCCCGCCTTTTTTTCCAAAGCGCTGCGTGGACCGAGATGGAAATCAAACCAAAAACCAAATAGAATCGCCTATTCCCACGTCCCTCAAGAATGATATTGACTTCGCGCGCCGCGCCTCAAATATCACCCACATGGCAGACAAAACAAAACTACGCAAAGTCCTTTTGGAATCGGCTCAGGCGCAGCGGAAGACCCTGTCCGAGAGGCAACTGACTGAAGCCACTGAACAACTGGTAAAGAAGGGTAGCGTAACGCGAGAGGATCTGAGACAGGTTGGGCGCAGTGTTGCAGCAGATCCTGAGATTTTTGCCGTCGTTGATACCGGCAAGGTTAACGACATCCTTACAGGCGGAAAGAACTAACCAAAACACAATATGGAATCGAGGGTGAATGACGGGAGTTCTATAGACACCCAAGACGCTTTAATCAAAGCCAAACTAGAAGTATTCGAAGGAACCTGTAAACGTTTTGAGAAGGCGAAGAGTGGGGCAGCGTCACGTGCAACCCAGATTAAACTCCTCGATGAGGTAAATGCGAAACGTCGGGAATTTTATCGAGCGTTGAACGACGCAATCGTTGACCCCGAGTCCCGCACAGGGGAACAATTCGAACTCTGGAAGCGCGATCGACTCGCTTCAGCCCGGAACATTCTGAATGGACTACCGGAAATTCAGGAAAAGATTCGCGAAGATCGAGAAAGATTAAAGCTTAGCAAAGAAAAGTACGAATTCGAACCAGCTGTGTTCGACAATATGCAAGGCATCATTGCATGGGAACTTCCCGAAGAAGCGAAGCTTCTTCGGGAAAAGTTTGCAAACGCCAATCTACCCGCTGGCGGCTTCGACAACGCGATTGAGCGTAATCCTTTTATAAAGCAACACGATGTTGCATCTACGGGCAGCTACCGACCGAGTCAGCTTTTCGACCTTGGCCGACTCGCCTTAATTATTTACGCCGTCTTGATTTTGCTATGCGTCGCTGGAGGACTGTTCTTCAAAGCAGGAGGTATCGCTCTTCTCTTTCTCTTAGTCTTGTTGTCGGCGGCGGTTACTTTCGGATCGTTGATCGCAGGTGTATGGGCCATTTATAAAGGGGCCAGCGGCGCCACTGACATAGATGTTTTCGGCGTCAAAGTTAAGACCAAAAATGTCGCAGTTGCCTTCATGTCAATTGCAATCGTGGTAGGCCTATTTACGACTTATGCCGTCCTAGCTAGCCCAGCCCTAGGTCGTGTCTGAAAACCTGTATTTAGGACCTTAGCCAGTCAATCACTGCGGCGAAGTGAATAAGGGACAGGAAGTTCTGAGCGAGCTTGTCACGACGGGTGGCGGTGCAGCCCCATCGCTTCAAGCGGCAGAAGAAGTTCTCCACCCGGTATCGAGTGCGGTAGAGTTTCTTGGGGATGCGCACCTGGTGTTTGCGGTTCTTCTTGGTGGGGAAGCACGGTTGATGACCCAAGGCGCGTAGTGTGTCGCGAAGTTTGTCATCATCAAAACCCTTGTCCCCCACGATGCGCAGATTACATCCCACTCTGATTAGATTGACCACATGACGTCCTTCGTAAGCCTGTCCTTCAATGAGAGCTGTGTTGACCAAGCGACCTCGGGCATCGGTCAGAGCCATGAGCTTGGTGTTGCGTCCACCACGCGTCTTTCCCATGGCTTGTGCGGCAGCACCGCCAGCGGGATTGGCCGCACATTGGTGCACCAGGATGTGAGTGCCATCCACCAAGCGCACCGGACCGCGGACTCGGCGCGTGAAGACCTCCAGGATTTTGAACCAAAGGCCCTCCTTGGCCCAGCGGCTGTGCCAGCCGTGAATGGTGGAGTACGGCCCGAACCGCTCTGGAAGGTCACGCCAGGGCCCTGCGTTGCGCAGGCGATAGAACAGGGCGTCCAATAACAGGCCCAAGTCGGTGCGAGGCCGCCCGCCTTGATTTACCTGGGCACCACCATTTTTGTGAGCCGCTTTTTCAGCGGCTC
Protein-coding regions in this window:
- a CDS encoding tetratricopeptide repeat protein, encoding MDELAKGDYADCHPGDDTIVLRPGVAARVQQFTGIHYKSFLSRFFEWMASIVKYRRIPHKEFWCLKNGLDRVGKLLQSNAASAWSSEETRRWATHTRALVEAAVQRKVGWPTSYVANKMALLLDSPGNRPIAWTLASLSLSSCEQENGSDHVETGTVLFNLGFIASKAGAIEETEVYLRRAWPILMKAHGARHEAVGRLLEELGKLCLITKRSPEAEEFFEEALEIEKQCHGVASPVGARRLRELAKARRISGKLENATALFEQARDIFMAIKGPNDVEVAETWLEMGYMHGHAKRSSDAVNAYKKAEDIFLFTLGPEHSSTRWASGMRLAEEQDANAGVEAG
- a CDS encoding YciI family protein, which produces MKYICLGYIEPNKFESLTESERNAMVDECFTYDDELRAKGHFAGGEALQPPQTAATLRWQDGQVAITDGPYAETKEQIGGILILEARDLNHAIQIMSKHPGVKAGPFEIRPAADLSEMVKASEKRRGGG
- a CDS encoding YciI family protein, with translation MRFLMMMIPRGYQPDTPASERQEDGFEPTAEEMAPMGKFNDEMEAAGVLLTVDGLHPLSRGARVTFPGGNATVTDGPFIETKEVVGGFWIIQVKSKQEAVDWARRCPALNGDVIELREIWEMEDLPEEVQKAAAEKKK
- a CDS encoding RNA polymerase sigma factor, with amino-acid sequence MEHVRETLDALYRAESGRILATLIRLLGDFDLAEDAMQDAFAAAAEQWVKGGVPANPRAWLISTGRFKAIDALRRRARFDASQEKIAAEFEAGSSSGDAAGLAGAGEGAEVEDDRLRLIFTCCHPALAPEGRVGLTLREVCGLTTEEIARAFLIPPPTLAQRIVRAKTKIREARIPYQVPSLEELPDRLDTVLQVVYLVFNEGYAASSGAVLTRADLSGEAVRLGRLLLALLPEPEVMGLLALMLLQESRRAARTSLTGELILLEDQDRSQWNREYIAEGVTLVERALLSRRFGPYTLQAAIAAVHSEATEASATDWPQIVALYSVLARAAPSPVVELNRAVAVAMRDGPEAGLAMIDAILARGELTGYYLAHSARADLCRRLGRSAEARASYERALALTQSEPERRFLVKRLQELG
- a CDS encoding PQQ-binding-like beta-propeller repeat protein; translated protein: MTSDASPNPDSVPSPSQAHYKPLRVWPALILVVVIVLCRYVPPFIEGASSQYWYVPVFFPLLGSVLMLIWWLAASRARWFERLIGLFGFLVAGAVIVLLSHASMRGMISTYLTVPLGMVGLGLGALLYRARPPKQRVSGVLACSALAMSLTLLLQSHGITGDYVFDFHSRWSSAPGAGAWAENNAGAPKTPGAAAAIDAALATAEWPGFRGADRMGHAKAPKLATDWKANPPKLLWKKAVGAGWSSFAVAGPYAFADEQRGPHEVVACYDLATGNEVWTHQREARFDEPMGGPGPRATPTLADGAVFTASATGVLQRLKAGTGEVVWQQDFKKLSGREPLPMWGYSASPLVVNSLVIVYAGGAGDKGVMAFDAATGEARWSVACGPESYSSPQLSKVLGEDTLLMLTNDGLLLLDPTTGKVRLNYEWKFNGYRALQPTVVGEDVILLPTPMSEGTRAIRVSKKDDQLTAEELWTSRHLKTDFAELIAHKGHLYGVDGSMFSCIDLETGKRTWKDGRYGKGQALLLETTDQILIAAEDGRVVLLQADPTAHKELTSFQALKGKTWNHPVIVGDKLLVRNGTEAACYALPLAP
- a CDS encoding IS5 family transposase is translated as MGAAEKAAHKNGGAQVNQGGRPRTDLGLLLDALFYRLRNAGPWRDLPERFGPYSTIHGWHSRWAKEGLWFKILEVFTRRVRGPVRLVDGTHILVHQCAANPAGGAAAQAMGKTRGGRNTKLMALTDARGRLVNTALIEGQAYEGRHVVNLIRVGCNLRIVGDKGFDDDKLRDTLRALGHQPCFPTKKNRKHQVRIPKKLYRTRYRVENFFCRLKRWGCTATRRDKLAQNFLSLIHFAAVIDWLRS